A single genomic interval of Lucilia cuprina isolate Lc7/37 chromosome 2, ASM2204524v1, whole genome shotgun sequence harbors:
- the LOC111679217 gene encoding protein insensitive-like isoform X3 encodes MSVMIGSAQKFHGIPEPGDRNNRPLMVNAWSQTTSDDFSYINETENRRKQSVRENELEEKIRILEENLKAHTDLLTQIHATSARTTALLSQQPSTTQQFNSNVSINSPNNTNIISANRTPQLSPKIVNAMNPIQQINYSPAESVKYTIIAEGAGNDNGEPIEIQLAEDDGALNLNSSADSGRLEICLASKDNIEIKTEYNNGNNIIPMQQQVNAVASTLDTTPSEHHFIKRPKMATEQLEALSTTTKCLNNDETVTTYNCVPPKLPVQKRHSSGNSLLKTSKVQINNVQTTTLLQNTIHSPLNNSDSSFNSANGETNSIGIDTDNVMVSIGPNNTRIPAKLYENMNWSSASIATRKLLMAIFDRNVLATHSMTGKPSPAFKDHGKPVKQMLDPLIVADIIFAVTRKCKVSDKEVRNAITTKCADENKMMKLQINKRTPMREINKENMMRSYNNH; translated from the coding sequence ATGTCAGTAATGATTGGATCGGCACAAAAATTTCATGGTATACCAGAACCAGGTGATCGGAACAATCGCCCTTTAATGGTTAATGCCTGGTCACAAACTACAAGTGACGATTTCTCATATATAAATGAAACTGAAAACCGCCGAAAACAATCTGTAAGAGAAAATGAATTAGAGGAAAAAATAAGAATACTTGAGGAAAATCTTAAAGCCCACACAGATCTGTTAACACAAATTCATGCCACATCTGCCAGAACAACCGCATTATTGTCACAACAGCCCTCAACAACGCAACAATTCAATAGCAATGTTAGTATTAATAGTCCAAACAACACTAATATTATCAGTGCAAATAGGACACCACAATTAAGTCCCAAAATTGTGAATGCTATGAATCCTATACAACAAATTAACTATTCCCCTGCCGAAAGtgttaaatatacaataatagCTGAAGGTGCTGGAAATGATAATGGTGAACCTATAGAAATTCAATTGGCCGAAGATGATGGAGccttaaatttaaatagttcAGCTGATTCAGGACGTTTAGAAATTTGCTTGGCTTCGAAAGATAATATAGAGATTAAGACAGAGTATAATAATGGAAATAATATAATACCCATGCAACAGCAGGTGAATGCTGTTGCATCCACATTGGACACAACTCCTAGTGAacatcattttataaaaaggccTAAAATGGCGACAGAGCAACTTGAAGCGCTCAGCACTACAACGAAATGTCTCAACAATGATGAAACAGTAACGACCTATAACTGTGTGCCACCTAAACTACCCGTACAAAAACGTCACAGTAGTGGTAATAGTTTACTTAAGACGTCTAAAGTACAAATTAATAATGTACAAACTACTACACTCCTACAAAATACTATTCATTCACCCCTAAATAATAGCGATTCATCATTTAATAGTGCAAATGGCGAGACAAACAGCATTGGCATTGATACGGACAATGTAATGGTTTCCATAGGACCAAATAACACCCGTATACCAGCTAAACTTTACGAAAACATGAATTGGTCATCGGCCTCGATCGCAACAAGAAAACTCTTAATGGCCATATTTGATCGCAACGTCTTGGCAACACATTCAATGACAGGCAAACCTTCGCCGGCCTTTAAAGATCATGGTAAACCCGTCAAACAAATGTTGGATCCTCTGATCGTAGCCGACATAATATTTGCGGTAACACGCAAGTGTAAGGTTTCCGACAAGGAAGTACGCAATGCCATCACCACAAAATGTGCCGATGAAAATAAAATGATGaaactacaaataaataaacggaCACCAATGAgagaaattaataaagaaaatatgatgCGTTCATATAATAATCATTAA
- the LOC111679233 gene encoding protein insensitive-like, whose amino-acid sequence MEVKMIKLPPMPVMIGSAQKFQGIPEPGDHNNRPLMVNAWSQTTSDDFSYLYEIENREKQSQREKDLEEKIRILEENLKAHTELLTQIHATSARTTALLSQQPSTTQQYNNSNVTFNSPNMTTINSSNTTNRPSPQLSPKIVNALNPIQQVSCSPAESVKYTIIAEGTGNDNGEPIEIQLAEDDGALNLNSSADSGRLEICLAPEDNIEIKSEYNNGNNTLNIQQQGPAEHTLDITPSENHFLKRRKLAAEQLEMLSKTTNYTHHDQSISPLNNVPQKLPVQKRRSSGNSLLKTPKVQIINNIQTNAPMQDIIPSPTNNSNSSFNSANGDASMIGIDTDNVMVSIGPNNTRIPAKLYENMNWSSASIATRKLLMAIFDRNVLATHSMTGKPSPAFKDHGKPIKQQLDPLIVADIIFAVTRKCKASDKEVRNAITTKCADENKMMKLQMNKRTPMREMNKENMMG is encoded by the exons ATGGAAGTCAAAATG ATAAAATTACCTCCCATGCCGGTAATGATTGGTTCAGCACAAAAATTTCAAGGTATACCAGAGCCAGGAGATCACAACAATCGTCCACTAATGGTTAACGCGTGGTCACAAACTACCAGTGACGATTTctcatatttatatgaaatcgAAAATCGTGAAAAACAATCACAAAGAGAAAAAGATTTGGAGGAAAAAATAAGAATACTTGAGGAAAATCTTAAGGCCCACACGGAACTACTGACACAAATACATGCCACATCGGCCAGAACAACAGCATTATTGTCACAACAGCCATCAACAACACAACAGTACAATAACAGCAATGTTACTTTTAATAGTCCGAACATGACTACTATTAACAGCAGCAACACTACAAATAGACCGTCACCACAATTAAGTCCCAAAATTGTTAATGCCTTAAATCCCATACAACAAGTTAGCTGTTCTCCGGCCGAAAGTGTTAAATATACGATTATAGCTGAAGGTACTGGAAATGATAATGGTGAACCTATAGAAATTCAATTGGCCGAAGATGATGgagcattaaatttaaatagttcAGCTGATTCAGGACGTTTAGAAATTTGCTTGGCTCCAGAAGATAACATTGAGATTAAGTCAGAATATAATAATGGAAATAATACATTGAACATACAACAACAGGGACCAGCTGAGCACACACTGGATATAACTCCTAgtgaaaatcattttttaaaaagacgTAAACTGGCGGCAGAACAACTGGAAATGCTGAGTAAAACTACAAACTACACCCATCATGATCAATCTATTTCGCCTTTGAACAATGTACCACAAAAATTGCCAGTTCAAAAACGTCGCAGTAGTGGTAATAGTTTACTTAAAACTCCTAAAGTCCAAATAATCAATAATATACAAACCAACGCACCTATGCAAGATATCATTCCCTCACCCACAAACAATAGCAATTCATCATTTAACAGTGCAAATGGTGATGCAAGCATGATTGGCATAGATACAGATAATGTAATGGTTTCCATAGGACCCAACAACACTCGTATACCAGCTAAACTTTACGAAAACATGAATTGGTCGTCGGCTTCGATCGCAACAAGAAAACTCTTAATGGCCATATTTGATCGCAATGTCTTGGCAACACATTCAATGACGGGCAAACCTTCGCCGGCCTTTAAAGATCATGGCAAACCCATAAAACAACAATTGGATCCTCTAATAGTAGCCGATATTATATTTGCCGTAACGCGCAAATGTAAGGCTTCCGATAAGGAAGTACGTAATGCCATCACCACCAAATGTGCCGATGAAAATAAAATGATGAAACTACAAATGAATAAACGCACACCAATGAGAGAAATGAATAAGGAAAACATGAtgggttaa
- the LOC111679217 gene encoding protein insensitive-like isoform X1, with translation MEVKMISPLPPMSVMIGSAQKFHGIPEPGDRNNRPLMVNAWSQTTSDDFSYINETENRRKQSVRENELEEKIRILEENLKAHTDLLTQIHATSARTTALLSQQPSTTQQFNSNVSINSPNNTNIISANRTPQLSPKIVNAMNPIQQINYSPAESVKYTIIAEGAGNDNGEPIEIQLAEDDGALNLNSSADSGRLEICLASKDNIEIKTEYNNGNNIIPMQQQVNAVASTLDTTPSEHHFIKRPKMATEQLEALSTTTKCLNNDETVTTYNCVPPKLPVQKRHSSGNSLLKTSKVQINNVQTTTLLQNTIHSPLNNSDSSFNSANGETNSIGIDTDNVMVSIGPNNTRIPAKLYENMNWSSASIATRKLLMAIFDRNVLATHSMTGKPSPAFKDHGKPVKQMLDPLIVADIIFAVTRKCKVSDKEVRNAITTKCADENKMMKLQINKRTPMREINKENMMRSYNNH, from the exons ATGGAAGTCAAAATG ATATCACCACTACCACCTATGTCAGTAATGATTGGATCGGCACAAAAATTTCATGGTATACCAGAACCAGGTGATCGGAACAATCGCCCTTTAATGGTTAATGCCTGGTCACAAACTACAAGTGACGATTTCTCATATATAAATGAAACTGAAAACCGCCGAAAACAATCTGTAAGAGAAAATGAATTAGAGGAAAAAATAAGAATACTTGAGGAAAATCTTAAAGCCCACACAGATCTGTTAACACAAATTCATGCCACATCTGCCAGAACAACCGCATTATTGTCACAACAGCCCTCAACAACGCAACAATTCAATAGCAATGTTAGTATTAATAGTCCAAACAACACTAATATTATCAGTGCAAATAGGACACCACAATTAAGTCCCAAAATTGTGAATGCTATGAATCCTATACAACAAATTAACTATTCCCCTGCCGAAAGtgttaaatatacaataatagCTGAAGGTGCTGGAAATGATAATGGTGAACCTATAGAAATTCAATTGGCCGAAGATGATGGAGccttaaatttaaatagttcAGCTGATTCAGGACGTTTAGAAATTTGCTTGGCTTCGAAAGATAATATAGAGATTAAGACAGAGTATAATAATGGAAATAATATAATACCCATGCAACAGCAGGTGAATGCTGTTGCATCCACATTGGACACAACTCCTAGTGAacatcattttataaaaaggccTAAAATGGCGACAGAGCAACTTGAAGCGCTCAGCACTACAACGAAATGTCTCAACAATGATGAAACAGTAACGACCTATAACTGTGTGCCACCTAAACTACCCGTACAAAAACGTCACAGTAGTGGTAATAGTTTACTTAAGACGTCTAAAGTACAAATTAATAATGTACAAACTACTACACTCCTACAAAATACTATTCATTCACCCCTAAATAATAGCGATTCATCATTTAATAGTGCAAATGGCGAGACAAACAGCATTGGCATTGATACGGACAATGTAATGGTTTCCATAGGACCAAATAACACCCGTATACCAGCTAAACTTTACGAAAACATGAATTGGTCATCGGCCTCGATCGCAACAAGAAAACTCTTAATGGCCATATTTGATCGCAACGTCTTGGCAACACATTCAATGACAGGCAAACCTTCGCCGGCCTTTAAAGATCATGGTAAACCCGTCAAACAAATGTTGGATCCTCTGATCGTAGCCGACATAATATTTGCGGTAACACGCAAGTGTAAGGTTTCCGACAAGGAAGTACGCAATGCCATCACCACAAAATGTGCCGATGAAAATAAAATGATGaaactacaaataaataaacggaCACCAATGAgagaaattaataaagaaaatatgatgCGTTCATATAATAATCATTAA
- the LOC111679217 gene encoding protein insensitive-like isoform X2, producing the protein MMISPLPPMSVMIGSAQKFHGIPEPGDRNNRPLMVNAWSQTTSDDFSYINETENRRKQSVRENELEEKIRILEENLKAHTDLLTQIHATSARTTALLSQQPSTTQQFNSNVSINSPNNTNIISANRTPQLSPKIVNAMNPIQQINYSPAESVKYTIIAEGAGNDNGEPIEIQLAEDDGALNLNSSADSGRLEICLASKDNIEIKTEYNNGNNIIPMQQQVNAVASTLDTTPSEHHFIKRPKMATEQLEALSTTTKCLNNDETVTTYNCVPPKLPVQKRHSSGNSLLKTSKVQINNVQTTTLLQNTIHSPLNNSDSSFNSANGETNSIGIDTDNVMVSIGPNNTRIPAKLYENMNWSSASIATRKLLMAIFDRNVLATHSMTGKPSPAFKDHGKPVKQMLDPLIVADIIFAVTRKCKVSDKEVRNAITTKCADENKMMKLQINKRTPMREINKENMMRSYNNH; encoded by the exons ATGATG ATATCACCACTACCACCTATGTCAGTAATGATTGGATCGGCACAAAAATTTCATGGTATACCAGAACCAGGTGATCGGAACAATCGCCCTTTAATGGTTAATGCCTGGTCACAAACTACAAGTGACGATTTCTCATATATAAATGAAACTGAAAACCGCCGAAAACAATCTGTAAGAGAAAATGAATTAGAGGAAAAAATAAGAATACTTGAGGAAAATCTTAAAGCCCACACAGATCTGTTAACACAAATTCATGCCACATCTGCCAGAACAACCGCATTATTGTCACAACAGCCCTCAACAACGCAACAATTCAATAGCAATGTTAGTATTAATAGTCCAAACAACACTAATATTATCAGTGCAAATAGGACACCACAATTAAGTCCCAAAATTGTGAATGCTATGAATCCTATACAACAAATTAACTATTCCCCTGCCGAAAGtgttaaatatacaataatagCTGAAGGTGCTGGAAATGATAATGGTGAACCTATAGAAATTCAATTGGCCGAAGATGATGGAGccttaaatttaaatagttcAGCTGATTCAGGACGTTTAGAAATTTGCTTGGCTTCGAAAGATAATATAGAGATTAAGACAGAGTATAATAATGGAAATAATATAATACCCATGCAACAGCAGGTGAATGCTGTTGCATCCACATTGGACACAACTCCTAGTGAacatcattttataaaaaggccTAAAATGGCGACAGAGCAACTTGAAGCGCTCAGCACTACAACGAAATGTCTCAACAATGATGAAACAGTAACGACCTATAACTGTGTGCCACCTAAACTACCCGTACAAAAACGTCACAGTAGTGGTAATAGTTTACTTAAGACGTCTAAAGTACAAATTAATAATGTACAAACTACTACACTCCTACAAAATACTATTCATTCACCCCTAAATAATAGCGATTCATCATTTAATAGTGCAAATGGCGAGACAAACAGCATTGGCATTGATACGGACAATGTAATGGTTTCCATAGGACCAAATAACACCCGTATACCAGCTAAACTTTACGAAAACATGAATTGGTCATCGGCCTCGATCGCAACAAGAAAACTCTTAATGGCCATATTTGATCGCAACGTCTTGGCAACACATTCAATGACAGGCAAACCTTCGCCGGCCTTTAAAGATCATGGTAAACCCGTCAAACAAATGTTGGATCCTCTGATCGTAGCCGACATAATATTTGCGGTAACACGCAAGTGTAAGGTTTCCGACAAGGAAGTACGCAATGCCATCACCACAAAATGTGCCGATGAAAATAAAATGATGaaactacaaataaataaacggaCACCAATGAgagaaattaataaagaaaatatgatgCGTTCATATAATAATCATTAA
- the LOC111679194 gene encoding uncharacterized protein LOC111679194: MDILKKMFQQNEDEAKKNLESNVSAKDEFRKPQWFEEAETDDELFDDDRKFVFQIFTNPMELQKHFERQMQQILEAVSEMEGDNGIAVEKDLKEEYLKPGFESEILKEFEKQKKQYFDTDLDGE, translated from the exons AtggatattttaaagaaaatgttccaACAGAACGAAGATGAGGCCAAAAAGAATTTGGA atcgAATGTCTCGGCTAAGGATGAATTCCGTAAACCGCAATGGTTCGAAGAGGCCGAAACCGATGATGAACTCTTTGATGATGAtcgtaaatttgtttttcaaattttcaccaATCCCATGGAATTGCAAAAGCATTTCGAAAGGCAAATGCAGCAAATATTGGAGGCTGTCAGCGAAATGGAAGGCG ataacGGCATTGCTGTAGAAAAGGATCTTAAGGAGGAATATTTAAAGCCTGGCTTCGAAAGTGAAATTCTTAAGGAGTtcgaaaaacaaaagaaacaatatTTCGATACCGATTTGGATGGGGagtaa